Proteins from a single region of Geoalkalibacter sp.:
- a CDS encoding putative toxin-antitoxin system toxin component, PIN family: MVFDTNVAVSALLFRHGQLSWLRNIWREGRAIPLISRENVVELMRVLAYPKFQLKPEEMEALLADYLPFGEVITVEHPKNTPSCRDPDDQKFIELAFAGQADWLVSGDHDLLVMASVCPFEILSPATAGVRLGVMPARPENGES; this comes from the coding sequence GTGGTTTTCGACACCAACGTGGCAGTTTCCGCTCTGCTTTTCCGCCACGGGCAACTTTCCTGGCTGCGAAACATTTGGCGCGAAGGGCGGGCAATCCCTCTGATTAGCCGAGAAAATGTCGTCGAATTGATGCGGGTACTGGCCTATCCCAAATTCCAACTCAAGCCCGAAGAAATGGAAGCCCTGCTCGCGGACTATCTCCCTTTCGGCGAAGTGATCACGGTTGAGCACCCGAAGAACACCCCGAGTTGTCGTGACCCCGACGACCAGAAATTCATCGAACTCGCCTTCGCCGGCCAGGCCGATTGGCTCGTTTCCGGAGATCATGACCTGCTGGTCATGGCGTCGGTCTGCCCGTTCGAGATCCTTTCGCCGGCGACGGCCGGGGTCAGGCTGGGTGTTATGCCAGCGCGTCCGGAAAATGGTGAGTCATGA